One genomic window of Terriglobales bacterium includes the following:
- a CDS encoding carboxypeptidase-like regulatory domain-containing protein codes for MSRLRALSLSVFSFFFCGCFFFTPVAQGQYRASLHGTVTDPSGAVVSGATATLLNPATNQKMVSTSDPSGIYHFNALPPGSYQLTVDAGGFKKKVLDNIRIIPEQANALDVQLEVGKVEETVTVTDATPPIDTATGNITGTISTNQVQNMPSFGRDVFKLLQLTPGMFGDNSQAGGGGGFSLPGTQGPGATGGSTGIFQTENGPQALAAGQQYENNSYSIDGVDTTSAVWGGTTVITPNEESVQDVKVLSNAYDAEYGRYSGAQVQVTSKSGTDKYHGTLFVTAHRPGLNAYQRFNGQNNKVLRDNNFYTQLGGSVGGPIWKNKVFAFFSYETTRSPKAQTSTANGWYETPAFEKLAPNGSIASTYLGFPGGSVQSIGLNNSTCANAGLTEGVNCRTIPGQGLDIGSPLTSALGTQDPGWQSASNPGLGSGLDGVADIANYVTQSTSHFGAAQYNGRVDANITSKDRLAFSMYWVPLSNTFLNGPARAYDLFNHSQINNAFAGIWDRTFSPTLVNEFRVNASGWRWNEVASNPQSPVGLPTDRIDQIGSITLQQFGPNVGSILNQWTYAIKDVATKSAGRHTLKFGGEVTRLYYLNENAGGTVPSYNFFNLWDFLNDAPHSESGRFDPSTGVPTLARQDDRESLVGVFGQDDFKVTRNLTLNLGLRWNYFGPLTSKQGNMFVAIPGSGSNFLTGLTVKRGDSWNAQKNNFGPEIGFAWSPGRSEGKLAIRGGYGLNYNQLELALSANVANNPGLVVNPSFTMATPSSPNPGIVYAVSSNLRSLTNFPANPNAVSSFASNGLPASGAPVNVVIFPQDLPTLRVHHYSLQTEYNFGDNYVMSLSYQGSLSRNLVFHENPNATPAASGFALNPQIGGGDFWNMNGYGNYNAMIAELRHQFSRQFMADFQFTWSKSMDTASGPYYENPYPYNPSLDYGRSDYNVAHAYKIYALWQPRFFHGNNVLDKIAGGWSISGIFNYHTGFPWSPTVSVVGGSLYCGTCGYGSLYPAAYLGGAGTSTSNDQFKTGSNYVNGGTAYFSNPSYTPFNGNSFGPALPQTGLHRGFLTGPNYRDLDMTLTKAFGLPVMPVLGENAKIEFRVDAYNVFNNLNFNPLNISNNIANSNFGQDTGALAGRVVTLGARFNF; via the coding sequence ATGTCTCGTTTGCGTGCGCTGTCTCTCTCGGTGTTCTCGTTTTTCTTCTGCGGATGTTTTTTCTTCACTCCCGTCGCGCAGGGACAATACCGCGCGTCGCTGCATGGAACTGTGACTGATCCTTCGGGTGCGGTGGTCAGCGGGGCAACGGCCACTCTGCTGAATCCGGCAACCAATCAAAAGATGGTATCGACCAGCGACCCTTCGGGGATTTATCACTTCAATGCGCTGCCGCCGGGAAGTTATCAGCTCACCGTAGATGCTGGGGGCTTCAAGAAGAAGGTCCTCGACAACATCCGCATCATTCCGGAGCAGGCGAATGCGTTAGATGTGCAGCTCGAAGTGGGCAAAGTCGAAGAAACCGTGACAGTCACGGATGCCACGCCGCCGATCGACACTGCTACAGGCAACATCACCGGCACGATCAGCACCAACCAGGTGCAGAATATGCCTTCTTTCGGGCGCGATGTGTTCAAGCTTCTTCAGTTGACTCCGGGAATGTTCGGTGACAACTCCCAGGCGGGAGGCGGAGGCGGCTTTAGTCTTCCAGGGACTCAAGGCCCTGGCGCAACCGGAGGCAGTACCGGGATCTTCCAGACAGAAAATGGTCCGCAAGCTCTCGCCGCCGGTCAGCAATATGAGAACAACAGTTACTCGATCGATGGAGTCGATACCACCAGTGCCGTATGGGGCGGCACGACGGTCATCACACCGAACGAGGAATCGGTCCAGGACGTTAAGGTTCTTTCCAACGCTTACGACGCCGAATACGGCCGATACAGCGGAGCGCAAGTACAGGTCACATCAAAGAGCGGTACGGATAAGTACCACGGAACACTCTTCGTCACTGCACACCGGCCTGGACTAAACGCATATCAGCGATTCAATGGGCAGAACAACAAGGTTCTGCGCGATAACAACTTCTATACGCAACTCGGCGGAAGTGTCGGCGGCCCGATTTGGAAGAATAAGGTGTTTGCGTTCTTCTCCTACGAGACCACGCGTAGCCCCAAGGCACAAACCAGCACGGCCAATGGATGGTATGAGACTCCCGCGTTCGAAAAGCTCGCGCCAAATGGGAGCATTGCCTCGACCTATCTAGGCTTTCCTGGGGGATCGGTTCAGAGCATCGGGCTCAATAATTCAACTTGCGCGAACGCCGGTTTGACTGAGGGCGTGAATTGCCGAACCATTCCGGGACAAGGGCTGGATATTGGTTCGCCTCTGACTTCAGCCCTGGGAACGCAGGACCCGGGATGGCAGAGCGCGTCGAACCCAGGACTAGGCAGCGGATTGGATGGCGTGGCGGACATCGCCAACTACGTGACGCAGAGCACTTCCCATTTTGGGGCCGCGCAGTACAACGGTCGCGTCGACGCCAATATCACCAGCAAAGATCGGCTGGCATTCAGCATGTACTGGGTGCCTCTATCGAACACGTTTCTCAACGGACCAGCGCGTGCTTATGACCTCTTCAACCATTCGCAAATCAACAACGCATTTGCTGGAATTTGGGATCGCACCTTCTCCCCAACTCTGGTGAACGAATTTCGTGTGAATGCGTCGGGATGGCGCTGGAACGAGGTAGCGTCGAATCCGCAATCGCCGGTTGGTTTACCGACGGACAGAATTGATCAAATCGGGAGCATCACGCTTCAGCAGTTCGGTCCCAACGTCGGCAGCATACTGAATCAATGGACCTATGCGATTAAGGACGTAGCAACCAAGTCTGCCGGGCGCCACACGCTGAAATTCGGCGGAGAAGTTACGCGTCTCTACTACTTGAATGAGAATGCGGGCGGCACCGTTCCGAGTTACAACTTCTTTAATCTTTGGGACTTCCTGAATGACGCCCCGCACAGCGAAAGCGGCAGATTCGATCCCAGCACCGGTGTGCCAACGCTCGCGCGGCAGGACGATCGCGAAAGCCTGGTCGGTGTGTTCGGACAAGACGACTTCAAAGTCACCAGGAATCTCACCCTCAACCTCGGACTGCGCTGGAACTATTTCGGGCCGCTCACTTCGAAGCAGGGCAATATGTTCGTTGCTATTCCAGGAAGCGGTTCGAATTTTCTGACTGGTCTGACTGTGAAACGTGGAGATTCGTGGAATGCGCAGAAAAACAATTTCGGCCCAGAGATCGGATTCGCGTGGAGTCCGGGAAGGTCAGAGGGCAAGCTGGCAATTCGGGGCGGCTATGGCCTGAATTACAACCAGCTGGAACTGGCGCTCTCGGCTAACGTCGCCAACAATCCTGGGCTGGTGGTGAATCCGTCATTCACAATGGCCACGCCGAGTTCGCCGAATCCCGGCATTGTGTATGCAGTGTCCTCAAATTTGCGCTCGCTCACTAATTTCCCTGCTAATCCGAACGCAGTATCTTCGTTTGCCTCGAATGGATTGCCCGCGAGTGGCGCGCCGGTGAACGTGGTCATCTTCCCACAGGACTTGCCGACGTTGCGCGTTCATCACTACTCTCTGCAAACCGAATACAACTTTGGCGATAACTATGTGATGTCGCTGAGTTATCAGGGAAGCTTGTCGCGCAATCTGGTGTTCCACGAGAACCCGAATGCGACTCCGGCAGCCTCTGGATTCGCATTAAATCCGCAGATCGGCGGCGGCGACTTCTGGAACATGAACGGCTATGGTAACTACAACGCCATGATCGCCGAGCTTCGTCACCAGTTCTCGCGGCAGTTCATGGCCGATTTTCAGTTCACCTGGTCCAAGAGTATGGACACGGCATCAGGACCCTACTACGAGAATCCGTATCCCTATAATCCGAGCCTCGACTACGGACGCTCAGATTACAACGTCGCCCACGCATACAAGATCTATGCGCTGTGGCAGCCGAGATTCTTTCATGGAAATAATGTGCTCGATAAAATCGCCGGCGGATGGTCAATCAGCGGAATCTTCAATTACCACACCGGTTTTCCATGGTCGCCAACTGTTAGCGTGGTTGGCGGCAGCCTGTATTGCGGGACATGCGGTTATGGCAGCCTGTATCCAGCTGCATACTTGGGTGGAGCTGGGACCAGCACAAGCAACGATCAATTCAAGACAGGTTCGAACTACGTGAATGGAGGAACGGCGTACTTCTCGAATCCGAGTTACACGCCATTCAACGGCAACAGCTTCGGGCCAGCCCTCCCGCAGACTGGACTGCATCGCGGCTTCCTCACAGGTCCTAACTACCGGGATTTGGATATGACGCTGACGAAAGCTTTTGGCCTGCCGGTGATGCCAGTGCTGGGAGAGAACGCCAAGATCGAATTCCGTGTGGACGCGTACAACGTGTTCAACAACTTGAACTTCAATCCACTGAACATCTCCAACAACATCGCTAACTCGAACTTCGGGCAGGACACCGGAGCACTCGCAGGACGCGTAGTCACGCTCGGAGCTCGATTCAACTTCTAA
- a CDS encoding glucoamylase family protein — protein sequence MLTRRELMRLATGAAVGLALPSCSFAQKTFHPPSAPPYAGTNEQLLDEIQRGSFEFFWNEASPQTGQVKDRALARGGDQRRISSIAATGFGLTALCIADQRGYRKSSEIADRVRKTLQFIANMPHEHGFFYHFIDMETGQRAWNCELSSIDSSLLLCGVLTARQQFSDQKIKDLATKIYERVDWPWMLNGGQTFSMGWRPETGFLKGRWEHYCELMMIYLLAIGSPSHPVSPATWDAWTRPTISYKGIEYISGNDPLFTHQYSQAWFDFRHKRDKYANYFENSVKATKAHKLFCLSLHDEFPDYSDNLWGISASDYEKGYTAWGGPPRIGPIDGSIVPCATGGSLSFLFEDCIKVLRTISGPYREKAWTAYSFVDAFNPLNGWYDKDVLGIDLGITMLMAENHRTGFVWETFMKNPEAQSAIKKVGFTPD from the coding sequence TTGCTGACGCGTCGAGAACTCATGCGCCTCGCCACTGGCGCCGCCGTTGGACTGGCGTTGCCGTCGTGCAGCTTTGCCCAGAAAACCTTCCATCCTCCCTCCGCGCCGCCGTACGCGGGCACCAACGAGCAACTGCTCGACGAAATTCAACGCGGCAGCTTCGAGTTCTTCTGGAACGAAGCCAGTCCGCAAACCGGCCAAGTGAAAGACCGCGCATTAGCTCGCGGGGGCGATCAGCGACGCATCTCCAGCATCGCCGCGACGGGGTTCGGCCTGACCGCGCTGTGTATCGCCGACCAGCGAGGATACAGAAAGTCCTCCGAAATTGCAGATCGCGTTCGCAAGACTCTGCAGTTTATCGCCAACATGCCGCACGAGCATGGCTTCTTTTATCACTTCATCGACATGGAAACGGGGCAGCGAGCATGGAACTGCGAGCTCTCGTCCATCGATTCGTCTCTCCTGCTCTGCGGAGTGCTCACCGCGCGGCAACAGTTTTCGGACCAGAAGATCAAGGATCTCGCAACCAAAATCTACGAGCGTGTGGACTGGCCGTGGATGCTCAATGGCGGCCAAACCTTCTCGATGGGCTGGAGGCCGGAAACCGGTTTCCTGAAAGGACGCTGGGAGCACTATTGCGAGCTGATGATGATCTACTTGCTCGCCATCGGCTCACCAAGTCATCCAGTCTCGCCGGCCACATGGGATGCCTGGACTCGTCCGACGATCTCGTACAAAGGCATCGAGTACATCTCCGGCAACGACCCTCTCTTCACCCACCAGTACTCACAAGCGTGGTTCGACTTCCGCCACAAACGCGATAAATACGCCAACTACTTCGAAAACTCAGTCAAAGCAACGAAAGCGCACAAACTGTTCTGCCTCTCGCTGCACGACGAATTTCCCGATTACTCCGATAACCTCTGGGGCATAAGCGCCTCCGACTACGAAAAGGGATACACCGCCTGGGGAGGCCCACCGCGCATCGGCCCGATCGACGGCAGCATCGTCCCCTGCGCGACAGGCGGATCATTATCGTTTCTGTTCGAAGATTGCATCAAGGTGCTGCGAACCATTAGCGGACCATATCGGGAAAAAGCGTGGACCGCCTACAGCTTCGTCGACGCCTTCAATCCTCTCAATGGCTGGTACGACAAAGATGTGCTAGGTATCGATTTGGGAATCACGATGCTGATGGCAGAGAATCATCGCACCGGTTTCGTTTGGGAGACATTCATGAAGAATCCCGAGGCACAATCCGCGATCAAGAAAGTTGGATTCACACCGGACTAG
- a CDS encoding glycosyl hydrolase family 39, translating into MTKSSSVLRLILLLLVTLPAMSQQASSGAANEVVRVDLSAPSTPFPHFWEEMFGSGRANLTLRDSYRRDLDWVRGITGFKYVRFHAIFQDENGVYDEDAQGNPIYNFSYVDQIYDGLLAHGIKPFVEISFMPKKLAASPVLHAFWYKPSPSPPKDYAKWDGLITAFAQHLLSRYGIDELSQWYFEVWNEPNIDFWAGEPKQATYFELYDHTARALKAVSPRLRVGGPATAQAAWADAFIQHVVSANVPADFVSTHVYGNDRAQDVFGTNEFIPRDKMVCRAVKKVHDQIKASARPNLPLIWSEFNASYANEPDITDAVFMAPWLADTIRQCDGLVDIMSYWTFSDVFEEQGVVKQPFYGGFGLVANGGLPKPSYNAFKILHFLGDHRLALSSDSALATTKGGLPVLAAWNLVLPDAQGSLKTVTFQFSGLRGNHKAFIYRVDATHGSLLNAYQQMGSPRYPTQSQIETLRKAAELPAPEQRAINGNQFSVDLPAQSLAVIEVK; encoded by the coding sequence ATGACGAAGAGCTCTTCCGTGCTGCGCCTTATTCTGCTTCTGCTCGTAACGTTGCCGGCGATGTCGCAGCAGGCATCAAGTGGCGCCGCGAACGAAGTCGTTCGCGTAGATCTCTCTGCTCCTTCCACTCCGTTTCCCCACTTCTGGGAAGAGATGTTCGGTTCCGGCCGCGCCAATCTCACACTGCGCGACAGCTACCGGCGCGATCTCGACTGGGTGCGCGGGATTACTGGATTCAAGTATGTGCGCTTCCACGCCATCTTTCAGGATGAGAACGGAGTTTACGACGAGGATGCGCAGGGCAATCCGATCTACAACTTCTCTTATGTCGATCAGATCTATGACGGTCTCCTGGCACATGGAATAAAGCCGTTTGTCGAAATCAGCTTCATGCCGAAGAAGCTGGCGGCGAGCCCGGTGCTGCATGCGTTCTGGTACAAGCCCTCGCCTTCACCGCCTAAAGACTATGCAAAGTGGGATGGGCTGATCACGGCTTTTGCTCAACATCTGCTTTCCCGTTATGGGATTGACGAGCTGAGCCAGTGGTACTTCGAGGTCTGGAATGAACCCAACATCGATTTCTGGGCGGGCGAGCCGAAGCAGGCGACGTATTTCGAGCTTTACGATCACACGGCGCGGGCTCTGAAAGCAGTGAGTCCGCGGCTGCGCGTGGGTGGGCCGGCGACGGCGCAGGCGGCATGGGCGGATGCCTTCATTCAGCATGTGGTCAGCGCCAATGTTCCCGCGGATTTTGTTTCTACTCACGTGTACGGCAACGACCGCGCGCAGGACGTCTTCGGTACCAATGAATTCATTCCGCGCGACAAGATGGTTTGCCGCGCGGTGAAGAAAGTTCACGATCAGATCAAAGCATCGGCGCGGCCGAACCTGCCGCTGATCTGGAGCGAGTTCAACGCCAGCTACGCCAATGAGCCGGATATTACCGATGCGGTCTTCATGGCGCCGTGGCTCGCCGATACCATTCGCCAGTGCGATGGACTCGTGGACATCATGTCGTACTGGACATTCTCCGATGTATTCGAAGAACAGGGCGTGGTGAAGCAGCCGTTTTATGGAGGATTTGGACTGGTAGCTAATGGTGGATTGCCGAAGCCTTCCTACAATGCGTTCAAAATCCTGCATTTCCTGGGGGATCATCGTTTGGCGTTGAGTTCCGATTCGGCACTGGCGACGACGAAGGGTGGCTTACCAGTGCTTGCGGCGTGGAATCTTGTATTGCCTGATGCCCAGGGTTCTCTGAAGACAGTCACATTCCAGTTTTCTGGCTTGCGCGGAAATCACAAGGCTTTTATTTATCGCGTCGATGCGACGCACGGCTCGCTCCTGAACGCGTATCAGCAGATGGGCAGCCCGCGGTATCCGACGCAGTCCCAGATTGAAACTCTGCGAAAAGCGGCGGAGCTACCCGCGCCGGAGCAGCGCGCGATCAATGGAAATCAGTTCAGTGTGGATTTGCCGGCGCAGAGTTTAGCGGTGATCGAAGTGAAGTGA
- a CDS encoding M23 family metallopeptidase, with amino-acid sequence MRAFIGFICAVVIVAIIVLVAFSATPVITLPDSLHTIGQATPVAVQISAPHGLSRAVAWIEQNGERYQLANVEHPRHRFRWRSDTAEHTLKFTAGSKGTPQLKDGNARVIVEATSNDFRGKTVEAARDVTVVLQPVTVSVDSDQHYLYVGMADLVTYNVTGAPTASGVRVGDETFRGWPMPGGKPGEFSLFAFAWNMPPDTLPLVYAVGPGGDEAHGQISVVFPKGEQPRYRVRDIQVDDKFMQKVVTELEPNGSGDPVERFVRINSEMRKANNKTLADLQNKTEAKFLWSQPFQQQPNTKVEANFADVRNYIYHGKKIDQQTHLGYDLSSTQHVGVQASNDGRVVYAAPLGIYGNCVVVDHGYGLQTIYGHMSEIDVHDGDMVKRGQVMGKSGMTGMAGGDHIHFSMQLDGIQIDPKEWWDAHWIKDHIARRVELPANTQ; translated from the coding sequence ATGCGAGCCTTCATCGGATTCATCTGCGCTGTCGTTATCGTCGCCATCATTGTTCTCGTCGCCTTCTCAGCGACTCCAGTAATCACGCTTCCCGATTCGCTGCACACTATCGGGCAGGCTACGCCGGTCGCGGTACAAATTTCCGCGCCACACGGACTGAGTCGCGCTGTCGCGTGGATCGAACAAAATGGTGAGCGCTACCAACTCGCGAATGTCGAACATCCCAGGCATCGTTTTCGCTGGCGCAGCGATACAGCTGAACACACGTTGAAGTTCACGGCTGGTTCGAAAGGCACTCCGCAGCTCAAAGATGGAAACGCGCGAGTGATTGTCGAAGCGACCTCGAACGATTTTCGCGGCAAAACGGTTGAAGCAGCGCGCGATGTGACTGTGGTGCTGCAACCCGTCACAGTGAGCGTCGATTCCGACCAGCACTATCTTTACGTCGGCATGGCCGACCTCGTGACTTATAACGTGACAGGCGCGCCGACTGCATCAGGCGTTCGCGTCGGCGACGAGACCTTCCGTGGCTGGCCGATGCCCGGCGGAAAACCCGGCGAGTTCTCGCTGTTTGCTTTTGCATGGAACATGCCGCCCGATACCTTGCCGCTGGTCTATGCCGTTGGTCCGGGCGGCGATGAGGCGCATGGACAGATTTCCGTGGTATTCCCGAAAGGGGAGCAACCCCGATATCGCGTGCGCGACATCCAGGTGGACGACAAGTTCATGCAGAAGGTGGTCACCGAACTGGAGCCGAACGGCTCCGGAGATCCTGTCGAGCGCTTCGTGCGTATCAACAGCGAAATGCGCAAGGCGAATAACAAAACTCTTGCCGATTTGCAGAACAAGACTGAAGCGAAGTTCTTGTGGTCACAGCCGTTCCAGCAACAGCCGAACACAAAAGTCGAAGCCAACTTCGCCGATGTCCGCAATTACATCTACCACGGCAAGAAGATCGATCAGCAGACGCACCTCGGCTACGACCTCTCGAGCACGCAGCACGTCGGCGTGCAAGCCTCGAATGATGGACGCGTTGTCTATGCCGCGCCTTTAGGAATCTACGGCAACTGCGTCGTCGTTGATCACGGCTACGGACTCCAGACGATCTACGGCCACATGAGCGAGATCGACGTTCACGACGGCGATATGGTCAAGCGCGGCCAGGTAATGGGCAAGAGCGGCATGACGGGCATGGCCGGAGGCGATCACATCCACTTCAGCATGCAGCTAGACGGCATCCAGATCGATCCGAAAGAATGGTGGGACGCGCACTGGATCAAAGATCACATTGCGCGCAGGGTAGAGCTGCCCGCAAACACGCAGTAG
- a CDS encoding four helix bundle suffix domain-containing protein, with amino-acid sequence MPDKQELITKHGGYRKLKSFQVAQLVYDVTVRFCARYVEKRSRTHDQMVQAARSGVQNIAEGSQAAGTSKKTELKLTNVARASLEELRLDYEDFLRQRGLPVWERDDPRRSSLVARRCANADCVAQWVREQRGANAQSGISGPTGLNGRSGRSGQKDLNTPSTESTKSTSSTYPEIAANAALVLIAVACSLLDHQLISLAVAFERDGGFTERLYRVRAKARTAGQ; translated from the coding sequence ATGCCTGACAAACAGGAACTTATAACCAAGCACGGAGGCTACCGCAAGCTGAAGAGCTTTCAGGTTGCGCAGCTTGTGTACGACGTTACTGTGCGGTTTTGCGCCCGCTACGTCGAGAAGCGCAGCCGCACGCACGATCAGATGGTGCAAGCGGCACGGAGCGGAGTGCAGAACATTGCAGAAGGTAGCCAGGCTGCAGGTACGTCGAAGAAGACTGAACTGAAGTTGACAAACGTTGCCAGGGCGAGCTTGGAAGAGCTACGGCTTGACTACGAAGACTTTCTCCGGCAACGAGGGCTGCCGGTTTGGGAGCGCGACGACCCCCGCAGGAGCAGCCTTGTTGCACGCCGGTGCGCCAACGCCGATTGTGTTGCGCAGTGGGTTCGGGAACAGCGTGGAGCTAACGCACAGAGCGGAATTAGTGGACCAACTGGACTCAATGGACGGAGTGGACGCAGTGGACAAAAAGATCTCAATACCCCGTCCACTGAGTCCACGAAGTCCACTTCGTCCACCTACCCTGAAATTGCAGCCAATGCTGCGCTGGTACTCATTGCAGTGGCATGCAGCCTCTTAGACCACCAGCTAATTTCGCTGGCTGTCGCCTTCGAGCGCGACGGCGGCTTCACTGAGCGACTTTATCGCGTGAGGGCGAAAGCCCGTACTGCCGGCCAGTGA
- a CDS encoding DUF2339 domain-containing protein: MDPEISHLARALEDLTRRVERLEQLLAQRPVRSDRPYVVPTPPARASLESRVGSQYLNRAGIIALLVGIAFFLNWALVNNWIGPLAVVIVGLITGVALFMAGEWFLRRSYNIFGFSLQGLGIAALYLTIWAASEYYRILLPWAGFAAMVLLTAATALAATLRNSEALAIFAALGGFGTPLLLSTGRNLETELFIYVLILCAGMLVTIRRRPWVALLITSFLGALTVSAVWFANYYSKTEQTEAFAFFCLVFGAFAIAPILMQHALDLPRMQILVFVLPAAALVFLIGCGGILDADEFTWTAQIMAVALAIASWRWCRERLRASYFITALAASAGSIPVAFDGHWTTSLIWLVYGIVLIMFGFARKLPLVRWSALVLLGVTILKVFIYDLSNLGQGYRILALSILGIALLSLSFLYQRDWLGMRKP; encoded by the coding sequence ATGGACCCGGAAATTTCCCATCTCGCCCGCGCACTCGAAGATCTCACTCGTCGTGTCGAGCGGCTCGAGCAACTTCTCGCTCAGCGCCCCGTCAGAAGCGATAGGCCGTATGTTGTGCCGACTCCGCCAGCCCGTGCCAGCCTCGAATCACGAGTCGGCTCTCAATATCTGAACCGCGCCGGGATTATTGCTCTTCTGGTCGGGATAGCATTTTTCCTGAATTGGGCATTGGTCAACAACTGGATCGGCCCGCTCGCAGTCGTGATCGTCGGACTGATCACCGGAGTCGCTCTCTTCATGGCGGGCGAATGGTTCCTGCGCCGCAGCTACAACATCTTTGGCTTCTCGCTCCAGGGACTGGGAATCGCAGCGCTCTATCTGACCATCTGGGCAGCTTCTGAGTACTACCGAATTCTGCTCCCCTGGGCAGGATTCGCGGCAATGGTGCTGCTCACCGCCGCAACAGCGCTCGCCGCAACACTGCGCAACAGCGAAGCTCTCGCCATCTTTGCCGCGCTCGGCGGATTCGGCACTCCGCTCCTGCTCTCCACCGGACGCAATCTCGAAACAGAATTGTTCATCTATGTGCTGATTCTCTGCGCCGGAATGCTGGTCACCATCCGGCGGCGGCCGTGGGTTGCGCTGCTGATCACCAGTTTTCTCGGAGCGCTCACCGTTTCGGCAGTTTGGTTCGCAAACTACTATTCCAAAACGGAACAGACCGAGGCGTTCGCCTTTTTCTGCCTGGTGTTCGGCGCTTTTGCCATTGCGCCGATCCTAATGCAGCACGCGCTCGATCTGCCGCGAATGCAAATTCTCGTCTTCGTGCTCCCGGCCGCAGCGCTGGTCTTCCTGATAGGTTGCGGTGGCATTCTCGACGCCGACGAGTTCACCTGGACAGCGCAGATCATGGCTGTGGCATTGGCAATCGCCTCCTGGCGCTGGTGCCGTGAAAGACTGCGAGCTTCGTATTTCATCACCGCACTGGCCGCATCGGCGGGCAGCATACCCGTAGCGTTCGACGGCCACTGGACCACGTCGCTCATCTGGCTCGTCTACGGGATCGTGCTGATCATGTTTGGATTCGCGCGCAAGCTGCCGCTGGTGCGCTGGAGCGCGCTGGTCCTGCTCGGCGTGACGATCTTAAAGGTGTTTATCTACGATCTCTCCAACCTCGGCCAGGGCTATCGCATTCTCGCTCTTTCCATTCTCGGAATTGCGCTGCTCTCGCTTTCTTTTCTTTACCAGCGAGATTGGCTCGGAATGCGCAAACCGTAA
- the accD gene encoding acetyl-CoA carboxylase, carboxyltransferase subunit beta has product MTWFKRESSELESSGEKRVRTEGLWEKCDGCRQIIWKKDLDANLNVCPKCQKHFRLDARSRLAILLDNSEWDETETNLKSTDPLSFVDTKRYRDRLAKAQKETGISDAIINAEGTLDGKPVIVSAMEYRFIGGSMGAVVGEAITRAIEKAIQKRKPLIVVSASGGARMMEGVASLMQMAKISAALAKLDDTGLPYISVLTDPTTGGVTASYAMLGDLNIAEPGALIGFAGPRVIEQTIRQKLPEGFQRSEFLLEHGMLDAVVHRKDMKAYLSRALSFMAAA; this is encoded by the coding sequence ATGACGTGGTTTAAGCGCGAAAGCTCGGAGCTGGAATCGTCGGGCGAGAAGCGGGTTCGCACCGAGGGCCTTTGGGAGAAGTGCGATGGATGCCGCCAGATCATCTGGAAGAAGGATCTGGATGCCAACCTCAACGTCTGCCCAAAGTGCCAGAAGCATTTTCGCCTCGATGCGCGCAGCCGCCTGGCGATTCTGCTCGACAACAGCGAGTGGGACGAGACGGAAACGAATCTGAAGTCCACCGATCCGTTGTCGTTCGTTGACACCAAACGCTATCGTGACCGCCTCGCCAAAGCCCAAAAAGAAACTGGCATCAGCGACGCCATCATCAACGCCGAGGGAACGCTCGATGGCAAGCCGGTCATCGTCAGCGCCATGGAATATCGCTTCATCGGCGGCAGCATGGGAGCAGTGGTGGGCGAAGCCATTACCCGCGCGATCGAGAAAGCCATTCAGAAGCGCAAACCGCTGATTGTTGTTTCTGCCTCGGGCGGAGCGCGCATGATGGAAGGTGTGGCGTCGCTCATGCAAATGGCCAAGATCTCCGCCGCACTGGCCAAGCTTGACGACACCGGTCTGCCGTACATCTCTGTGCTCACCGATCCCACAACGGGAGGCGTAACCGCTTCCTACGCAATGCTGGGCGATCTGAATATTGCCGAGCCAGGAGCGCTCATCGGATTCGCCGGCCCACGCGTGATCGAGCAGACCATCCGTCAAAAGCTGCCGGAAGGATTCCAGCGCAGCGAGTTTCTGCTCGAACATGGAATGCTCGATGCTGTAGTTCATCGCAAGGACATGAAAGCGTACTTATCGCGCGCGCTCAGCTTTATGGCAGCGGCGTAG